A window of Aeromicrobium sp. Root236 contains these coding sequences:
- a CDS encoding right-handed parallel beta-helix repeat-containing protein: MKLTSYSRRRMGRGGRTTAALALLGTGIVLVSTLAPTAAEARPATTYYAAPDGKDGGHCSQAKPCSLERAQHVVRPAAKQGDVTVQLADGTYRLSDPLSFDANDGGGDHTITWAAAPGAHPVITGASKVSGWTRSDAGKGIWEAKTPEGLDSRQLYVDGKIAPRAAIRLANADVQPTATGLTIKNPALSYLATLPDQGRIEFESLGDFTNRYSPVKSISPTEITMAQSAWDNNTWGWDTVQNSFLAGPSWYLDNSLSFLTQAGQWFIDPGKGTLYYKPADGVDPNSLSIELPRLESLISIGGTYDEPVEGLAFKGIQFSGTSWLGPSTHGYGDQQNGTFIKEAYDYRPADAFTSCSRGCEMFERARTSWYQEPAAVQVSAASRVSFTENTFTNLGSSALGIGNDANATVTGVGLGASDIDVVGNRFMEDSGHGIVVGGVLPDAHHPSDVRMTNKDIRLENNTVDRVAVDYKDNSGILSTYVTNASILHNEVSHVPYDGIDTGFGWGINDAGGSNDYVDRGYYKWNTLYTTPTTLKNTRVEGNLVHDTKSRFADGGTLYNLSANPGAVVAKNYLFNISGVGLYLDEGSRSMTWENNVVQGGSFVFTNAYSLRNNTSDNVIQNNWYNSGGVSAPNAAAHNNKLINNVKVSGTNWPQGARDVICAAGVAPQYRTALNANQSGFPGCPAP, translated from the coding sequence ATGAAGTTGACGTCATACTCGCGGAGAAGGATGGGACGGGGTGGCCGTACGACTGCGGCTCTCGCGTTGCTCGGCACCGGCATTGTCCTGGTGTCGACGCTCGCGCCGACCGCCGCGGAAGCCCGACCGGCGACGACCTACTACGCCGCGCCGGACGGCAAGGACGGCGGGCACTGCAGCCAGGCCAAGCCGTGCTCGCTCGAGCGCGCCCAGCACGTGGTGCGGCCGGCTGCCAAGCAGGGCGACGTGACCGTCCAGCTCGCCGACGGGACGTACCGCCTGTCCGACCCGCTGAGCTTCGACGCGAACGACGGCGGCGGTGACCACACGATCACGTGGGCAGCAGCCCCCGGCGCACACCCGGTCATCACGGGTGCCTCGAAGGTCTCCGGCTGGACCAGGTCCGACGCCGGCAAGGGCATCTGGGAGGCAAAGACTCCCGAGGGGCTGGACAGCCGCCAGCTGTACGTCGACGGCAAGATCGCGCCTCGCGCCGCGATTCGACTGGCGAACGCGGACGTCCAGCCGACGGCTACGGGCTTGACGATCAAGAACCCGGCGCTCAGCTACCTCGCGACGCTCCCGGACCAGGGACGCATCGAGTTCGAGTCGCTCGGGGACTTCACCAACCGCTACTCGCCGGTGAAGAGCATCAGCCCGACGGAGATCACCATGGCGCAGTCGGCCTGGGACAACAACACCTGGGGCTGGGACACCGTCCAGAACTCGTTCCTGGCCGGACCGAGCTGGTACCTCGACAACTCGCTCAGCTTCCTGACGCAGGCCGGGCAGTGGTTCATCGACCCGGGCAAGGGCACGCTCTACTACAAGCCCGCAGACGGGGTCGACCCCAACAGCCTCAGCATCGAGCTGCCGCGGCTGGAGTCGCTGATCAGCATCGGCGGGACGTACGACGAGCCGGTCGAAGGACTCGCCTTCAAGGGCATCCAGTTCTCCGGCACCTCGTGGCTCGGCCCCTCGACCCACGGCTACGGCGACCAGCAGAACGGCACGTTCATCAAGGAGGCGTACGACTACCGCCCCGCTGACGCGTTCACGAGCTGCTCGCGCGGCTGCGAGATGTTCGAGCGCGCTCGTACGAGCTGGTACCAGGAGCCGGCGGCTGTGCAGGTCTCCGCCGCCAGCCGGGTCTCGTTCACGGAGAACACCTTCACCAACCTCGGCTCGTCGGCACTGGGCATCGGCAACGACGCCAACGCGACCGTGACGGGTGTCGGTCTCGGCGCCAGCGACATCGACGTGGTCGGCAACCGCTTCATGGAGGACAGCGGTCACGGCATCGTCGTCGGTGGCGTGCTGCCGGACGCGCACCACCCCAGCGACGTACGGATGACCAACAAGGACATCCGTCTGGAGAACAACACCGTCGACCGGGTCGCCGTGGACTACAAGGACAACAGCGGCATCCTCAGCACGTACGTGACGAACGCGAGCATCCTGCACAACGAGGTCTCGCACGTCCCGTACGACGGCATCGACACCGGCTTCGGCTGGGGCATCAACGATGCGGGCGGGTCGAACGACTACGTCGATCGTGGCTACTACAAGTGGAACACGCTCTACACGACGCCGACCACGCTCAAGAACACCCGTGTGGAGGGCAACCTCGTCCACGACACCAAGTCGCGGTTCGCTGACGGCGGCACGCTCTACAACCTCTCGGCCAACCCGGGAGCGGTCGTGGCGAAGAACTACCTGTTCAACATCTCCGGTGTCGGCCTCTACCTCGACGAGGGCTCGCGGTCGATGACGTGGGAGAACAACGTGGTCCAGGGTGGCTCGTTCGTGTTCACCAACGCGTACAGCCTCCGCAACAACACGAGCGACAACGTCATCCAGAACAACTGGTACAACTCCGGGGGAGTCTCGGCCCCCAACGCTGCCGCGCACAACAACAAGCTCATCAACAACGTGAAGGTGAGCGGGACCAACTGGCCCCAGGGTGCGCGCGACGTGATCTGTGCGGCGGGCGTCGCCCCGCAGTACCGCACGGCGCTGAACGCGAACCAGTCCGGCTTCCCGGGCTGCCCGGCTCCGTGA
- a CDS encoding sugar ABC transporter ATP-binding protein: MRVHAQGLVKVFPGVRALDGVNLTLEPGSVHALLGENGAGKSTLIKILTGVHRSDGGTVSIDDESGGPRELVFATPHDATAAGIGVVHQERNLVPAFSVAENIVLQSLPSRRGVVDRREMREVATRCLSELDLDLDLDMPVERLSVAQMQLVEIAKALATDSRILLLDEPTSTLTSDEADRLYAVVDRLRAKGRCVVLVSHKLDEVFAIADTVTVLRDGRSVAEGLPLKELSRGQVIDLMVGRAFEDVERETAQPVDRSTVPALELDGVSTASGHHDVSLSVHAGEIVGLYGLVGAGRSELARALLGLDTITDGTVKVHGDVASIGSVNEALQRYRIGYVTENRKEEGVFLDQTISRNVAVTTWRRLSRWGMVRDRAEDDLLSRYVERLGIRVSGPRQLAGQLSGGNQQKLSLAKWLAADCSVLVIDEPTVGIDVRTKAAFHHLIADLAEGGLAILLITSDLPEMITLADRVLVMHNYRISGEVDNAEHRYETASKQVVRLMHAESVA; the protein is encoded by the coding sequence ATGAGGGTGCACGCGCAAGGGCTGGTCAAGGTGTTCCCAGGTGTCCGCGCACTCGACGGCGTCAACCTGACCCTCGAGCCCGGCTCCGTGCATGCGCTCCTGGGCGAGAACGGTGCGGGCAAGAGCACGTTGATCAAGATCCTCACCGGTGTGCACCGTTCCGACGGCGGCACCGTGTCGATCGACGACGAATCCGGTGGACCCCGCGAGCTGGTGTTCGCCACTCCGCACGACGCGACGGCGGCCGGCATCGGTGTGGTGCACCAGGAACGCAATCTCGTGCCCGCGTTCTCGGTCGCCGAGAACATCGTCCTCCAGAGCCTGCCGAGTCGTCGCGGTGTGGTGGACCGCAGGGAGATGCGCGAGGTCGCGACCCGATGCCTGTCGGAGCTGGACCTCGACCTCGACCTCGACATGCCGGTCGAGCGGCTCTCCGTCGCGCAGATGCAGCTGGTCGAGATCGCCAAGGCACTCGCGACCGACAGCCGGATCCTGCTGCTGGACGAGCCCACCTCGACCCTGACGTCGGACGAGGCCGACAGGCTCTATGCCGTCGTGGATCGCCTCCGGGCCAAGGGCCGGTGCGTGGTGTTGGTCAGTCACAAGCTCGACGAGGTCTTCGCGATCGCCGACACGGTGACGGTGCTGCGGGACGGTCGAAGCGTCGCAGAAGGCCTGCCGCTCAAGGAGCTCAGCCGCGGCCAGGTCATCGACCTGATGGTGGGACGGGCCTTCGAGGACGTCGAGCGCGAGACGGCCCAGCCGGTCGACCGGAGCACTGTTCCCGCCCTCGAGCTCGACGGAGTGAGCACCGCCTCGGGTCACCATGACGTCAGCCTGAGCGTCCATGCAGGAGAGATCGTCGGGCTCTACGGCCTTGTGGGGGCGGGCCGGAGCGAGCTGGCGCGGGCACTCCTCGGACTCGACACGATCACGGACGGCACGGTCAAGGTCCACGGCGACGTGGCCTCGATCGGGTCGGTGAACGAGGCGTTGCAGCGCTACCGCATCGGCTACGTCACCGAGAACCGCAAGGAGGAAGGGGTCTTCCTCGACCAGACCATCAGCCGGAACGTGGCTGTCACGACGTGGCGACGACTCAGTCGATGGGGGATGGTCCGCGACCGCGCCGAGGACGACCTGCTGTCCCGGTATGTCGAGCGGCTGGGCATACGCGTCTCGGGACCTCGCCAGCTGGCCGGTCAGCTCTCGGGGGGCAACCAGCAGAAGCTCAGCCTGGCCAAGTGGCTCGCCGCCGACTGCTCCGTCCTGGTGATCGACGAGCCGACCGTCGGCATCGACGTCCGCACCAAGGCCGCGTTCCACCACTTGATCGCAGATCTTGCCGAAGGCGGGCTGGCCATCCTGCTGATCACGTCCGACCTCCCGGAGATGATCACGCTGGCCGATCGTGTCCTGGTGATGCACAACTATCGCATCTCCGGAGAGGTCGACAACGCCGAGCACCGCTACGAGACGGCCAGCAAGCAGGTCGTACGCCTGATGCATGCCGAGTCCGTGGCATGA
- a CDS encoding bifunctional 4-hydroxy-2-oxoglutarate aldolase/2-dehydro-3-deoxy-phosphogluconate aldolase, whose translation MNDVAAQLSRLRMVPVVVIDDPGAARPMAEALLAGGIGCAEITLRTPAGIDAIREAAQVDGFIAGAGTVLTPQQVDDCVDAGAEFIVSPGLDSDVVARARTRGVAVIPGVATATEVQHALRLGLSLLKVFPAASLGGPAFLTALAGPFPDVRFLPSGGISLESAADYLAVPSVAAISGSWLTPRSALLDRDFAAIEQLARATATTLAAS comes from the coding sequence ATGAACGACGTCGCCGCCCAGCTGTCGCGGCTCCGCATGGTCCCGGTCGTCGTGATCGACGACCCCGGAGCGGCGCGACCCATGGCCGAAGCGCTGCTGGCCGGCGGCATCGGGTGTGCAGAGATCACGCTGCGGACGCCCGCAGGCATCGACGCGATCCGGGAGGCTGCGCAGGTCGACGGCTTCATCGCTGGCGCCGGCACGGTGCTGACCCCCCAGCAGGTCGATGACTGCGTCGACGCCGGCGCTGAGTTCATCGTCAGCCCCGGGCTCGACAGCGATGTCGTGGCGCGCGCTCGTACGCGAGGGGTCGCGGTCATCCCGGGCGTCGCCACGGCCACGGAGGTCCAGCACGCCCTGCGACTCGGCCTGTCGCTCCTCAAGGTCTTCCCCGCGGCCTCCCTGGGTGGCCCCGCCTTCCTCACCGCCCTCGCGGGGCCGTTCCCCGACGTCAGGTTCCTGCCGAGTGGCGGCATCTCGCTGGAGAGCGCCGCCGACTACCTCGCCGTCCCGTCCGTCGCGGCGATCAGCGGCAGCTGGCTGACCCCTCGATCCGCGTTGCTCGACCGCGACTTCGCGGCCATCGAGCAGCTGGCCCGAGCCACGGCGACCACCCTGGCGGCGTCATGA
- a CDS encoding ABC transporter permease: protein MSTRTTTSDRASTTDRWSLRRVGQLPTEAVLAVLATVAFVVLALTTNGNLMHAATLKTVLAYLAVPMVIGLSQMVVLAVGQMNLSVGVLTGLSAVVGASLMVDRGLSPWVAVPAAVAVGAFAGLCNGILVVLTRINGFIVTLATMTIISGLRYGINGTGTYQGYSPKLVDIGQSSILGVPVVFLAALVVAVVLAWFYRRTVAGRTMLASGGNPVAAMLSGISNDRSVVLAHTVSGLLAGIAGIFVLMLSGSVNASIGDDLLLPSFAAPIIGGVALVGGVVSVLGTCLAAFIVRLVDVAQAQYNINPRWVDLVVGIVVLSAVMVSQRRDRKEAG, encoded by the coding sequence ATGAGCACCCGAACCACGACATCGGATCGGGCCTCGACGACAGACCGTTGGAGCCTGCGACGCGTAGGGCAGCTGCCGACCGAGGCGGTTCTCGCGGTCCTCGCGACTGTGGCCTTCGTCGTGCTGGCCCTGACCACGAACGGCAACCTGATGCACGCCGCGACCCTGAAGACCGTGCTGGCCTATCTGGCGGTCCCGATGGTGATCGGCCTCTCGCAGATGGTCGTGCTGGCCGTCGGCCAGATGAACCTGTCGGTCGGCGTCCTCACGGGACTGTCAGCTGTCGTCGGCGCGTCACTGATGGTGGACCGCGGACTCAGCCCGTGGGTCGCGGTGCCGGCTGCGGTTGCGGTCGGCGCGTTTGCCGGACTGTGCAACGGCATCCTGGTGGTGCTGACGCGGATCAACGGCTTCATCGTCACGTTGGCCACCATGACGATCATCTCGGGCCTTCGCTACGGGATCAACGGCACCGGCACCTATCAGGGCTATTCGCCCAAGCTCGTCGACATCGGTCAGTCATCCATCCTTGGTGTGCCGGTCGTGTTCCTCGCCGCCCTCGTGGTCGCCGTCGTCCTGGCCTGGTTCTACCGGCGGACGGTCGCCGGGCGCACCATGCTCGCGAGCGGTGGCAATCCCGTGGCGGCGATGTTGTCGGGCATATCGAACGACCGCAGCGTCGTGCTGGCCCACACGGTGTCGGGCCTGCTGGCGGGCATCGCCGGAATCTTCGTCCTCATGCTGTCGGGAAGTGTCAACGCCAGCATCGGCGACGATCTCCTGCTGCCGAGCTTCGCGGCGCCGATCATCGGTGGAGTCGCACTCGTCGGCGGTGTCGTCAGCGTGCTCGGCACCTGCCTGGCGGCGTTCATCGTGCGACTGGTCGACGTGGCGCAGGCCCAGTACAACATCAACCCGCGATGGGTCGACCTCGTCGTCGGGATCGTCGTGCTGAGTGCCGTGATGGTCAGTCAGCGACGCGATCGGAAGGAAGCAGGATGA
- a CDS encoding enolase C-terminal domain-like protein has protein sequence MTRITSLQVTDVRFATSLFLDGSDAMNPDPDYSAAYLVISTDAGDGLTGTGLVFTIGRGNDVQVAAIRRVAEHLLTSDVEDLLADMGATSRSLVYDSQLRWLGPEKGVMHMAIGAVINALWDLKAKRAGLPLWDLLGRMSPEELVELVDFRYFGDVLTRDEALDILRAAEPGRDERRERLLADGYPAYTTTPGWLGYDDAKLERLAKEAVADGFQQIKLKVGLDLDDDRRRLKIARDAVGPDVAIAIDANQRWEVDEAVAWVDTLAEFDLAWVEEPTNPDDLLAHAEIARAIAPIPVATGEHMANRVMAKQFLQADAVQVLQMDATRVAGVNENLAILLLAAKFGVRVCPHAGGVGLCELVQHLSMFDFVAVSGTTDGRMIEFVDHLHEHFVTPAVVTGGRYRSPLAAGSGAEMLAASVVGNTWTPE, from the coding sequence ATGACCCGCATCACCTCGCTGCAGGTGACTGACGTCCGGTTCGCGACCTCGCTGTTCCTCGACGGCTCGGACGCGATGAATCCCGACCCGGACTACTCCGCCGCATACCTGGTGATCAGCACCGATGCCGGCGACGGGCTGACGGGAACCGGACTCGTGTTCACGATCGGTCGCGGCAACGACGTCCAGGTGGCCGCGATCCGGCGCGTCGCAGAGCACCTCCTGACGTCGGACGTGGAGGACCTGTTGGCCGACATGGGAGCCACGTCCCGATCACTGGTCTACGACTCGCAGCTGCGCTGGCTCGGACCGGAGAAGGGCGTCATGCACATGGCGATCGGTGCCGTGATCAACGCCCTGTGGGACCTGAAGGCCAAGCGCGCCGGCCTGCCGCTGTGGGACCTGCTCGGACGGATGAGCCCCGAGGAGCTCGTCGAGCTCGTCGACTTCCGCTACTTCGGTGACGTGCTGACTCGCGATGAGGCGCTGGACATCCTGCGTGCCGCCGAGCCGGGCCGTGACGAGCGGCGCGAGCGCCTGCTGGCCGACGGCTACCCCGCGTACACCACGACGCCGGGATGGTTGGGCTACGACGACGCCAAGCTCGAACGTCTCGCGAAGGAGGCTGTCGCCGACGGGTTCCAGCAGATCAAGCTCAAGGTGGGTCTGGACCTGGACGACGACCGGCGGCGGCTGAAGATCGCCCGTGACGCGGTCGGCCCGGACGTCGCCATCGCGATCGACGCCAACCAGCGCTGGGAGGTCGACGAGGCCGTCGCATGGGTGGACACGTTGGCCGAGTTCGACCTTGCCTGGGTGGAGGAACCCACCAATCCGGACGACCTTCTCGCCCACGCCGAGATCGCCCGCGCCATCGCGCCGATACCGGTCGCGACGGGCGAGCACATGGCGAACCGGGTCATGGCCAAGCAGTTTCTGCAGGCCGATGCGGTCCAGGTGCTGCAGATGGACGCCACCCGTGTCGCGGGCGTGAACGAGAACCTCGCGATCCTGCTGCTGGCTGCGAAGTTCGGCGTCCGGGTCTGTCCGCACGCAGGAGGCGTCGGTCTGTGCGAGCTGGTGCAGCACCTCTCGATGTTCGACTTCGTGGCCGTCTCGGGCACGACCGACGGGCGCATGATCGAGTTCGTGGACCACTTGCACGAGCACTTCGTGACACCGGCGGTCGTCACTGGCGGGCGCTACCGGTCGCCTCTGGCGGCCGGCTCCGGCGCGGAGATGCTGGCGGCCTCTGTCGTCGGCAACACGTGGACGCCGGAATGA
- a CDS encoding sugar kinase produces MKHVLTLGEALGVIRTTETLATAASLGAGVGGAELNVAIGLARLGTGVTWLGRVGADGLGRRVVRELRAEGVDVIAPVVDQPTGLLLKERDALGRTVITYHRSGSAGSTLNAADLGAVDWSTFGVLHLTGITPALSGSAATTVTEAVRRAQNAGLTISFDVNHRSRLWSAEAATPVYRELAARSDVLFAGLDEAALLVGDPTSDPWDTVKALGSLGPSTVVLKLGERGALARSGEGRARASAVRVDVVDTVGAGDAFVAGYLAELTRDRPLTECLETAVAAGAAVCRVPGDWEGAITRAELAAEVTDPVVR; encoded by the coding sequence ATGAAGCACGTCCTCACGCTCGGCGAGGCGCTCGGCGTCATCCGTACGACCGAGACGTTGGCAACCGCGGCGAGCCTCGGCGCAGGCGTTGGCGGCGCGGAGCTCAACGTCGCCATCGGACTGGCCCGCCTGGGCACCGGCGTCACGTGGCTGGGCCGCGTGGGAGCCGACGGCCTGGGTCGACGCGTGGTCCGAGAGCTACGGGCCGAGGGCGTCGACGTGATCGCACCGGTCGTCGACCAACCCACCGGCCTGCTCCTCAAGGAGCGCGACGCGCTCGGGCGTACGGTCATCACCTACCACCGCAGCGGCAGCGCCGGCAGCACGCTCAACGCCGCTGACCTGGGTGCCGTCGACTGGTCCACGTTCGGCGTCCTGCACCTCACCGGCATCACGCCCGCCTTGTCCGGCTCTGCCGCCACGACCGTGACCGAGGCCGTACGACGCGCGCAGAACGCCGGCCTGACGATCTCGTTCGACGTGAACCATCGCTCGCGCCTCTGGAGCGCCGAGGCCGCCACTCCCGTCTACCGCGAGCTCGCCGCACGGTCGGACGTGCTGTTCGCCGGGCTCGACGAGGCAGCCCTCCTGGTGGGTGACCCGACGTCTGATCCGTGGGACACCGTCAAGGCGCTCGGCAGCCTGGGTCCGTCGACGGTCGTCCTCAAGCTCGGCGAGCGCGGTGCCCTCGCGCGATCCGGGGAGGGCCGGGCGCGGGCGAGCGCCGTACGCGTGGACGTCGTCGACACCGTCGGCGCCGGTGACGCGTTCGTCGCCGGCTACCTGGCGGAGCTGACCCGGGACCGGCCCTTGACCGAGTGCCTCGAGACCGCAGTCGCGGCGGGTGCCGCCGTGTGCCGGGTGCCCGGCGACTGGGAAGGCGCCATCACCCGCGCCGAGCTCGCCGCAGAGGTCACCGACCCCGTCGTGCGCTGA
- a CDS encoding L-rhamnose mutarotase, with the protein MTSGEAVERHGSMVRLRADHEAEYVRLHAEVWPEVLQQIRASGIRNYTIFLRDGLLFSYYEYVGDDHARDMAAMAADPVTQDWWRLTDPCQQPVDTAEPGELWAPLRQVFHAD; encoded by the coding sequence ATGACGTCCGGCGAAGCGGTGGAACGGCACGGGTCGATGGTCCGGCTCCGGGCGGACCACGAGGCCGAGTACGTCCGCCTCCACGCCGAGGTCTGGCCGGAGGTCCTGCAGCAGATTCGCGCGTCCGGGATCCGCAACTACACGATCTTCCTGCGCGACGGTCTGCTGTTCTCCTACTACGAGTACGTCGGCGACGACCATGCGAGGGACATGGCGGCCATGGCCGCCGATCCGGTCACGCAGGACTGGTGGCGACTGACGGATCCCTGTCAGCAGCCCGTCGACACCGCCGAGCCCGGTGAGCTGTGGGCTCCGTTGCGTCAGGTCTTCCATGCCGACTGA
- a CDS encoding aldo/keto reductase, which translates to MSEARLGRIGLGCASLGNLYRERSDDEAAAVLEAAWEAGVRYFDTAPHYGLGLSERRLGRFLAGKPRDEYVISTKVGRLLRPDPDADDAATDDEGFAVSSPLRRVWDLSPGGLRTSLEESLERLGLDRVDIVLLHDPERSGRADAVETGMAGLAALRDEGLATYVGCGSMTPETLLAAVETEVSDLVMVANRYTLLDQGAAPAVLEACDRTGTRVVAAAVFNSGLLAVGARAGATYDYEAVPPEVLARTERIEAVCREHDVDLATAAVHYPLLDLRVTTVVVGADTPDQIRRNVARLDEPVPGALWAQLAREDLVPQYA; encoded by the coding sequence ATGAGCGAGGCCCGGCTCGGCAGGATCGGGCTCGGTTGTGCCTCTCTGGGCAACCTGTACCGCGAGCGATCCGATGACGAGGCGGCAGCTGTGCTCGAGGCCGCGTGGGAAGCCGGGGTGCGCTACTTCGACACGGCTCCCCACTACGGCCTCGGCCTCTCCGAACGCCGTCTCGGGCGCTTCCTGGCCGGCAAGCCGCGCGACGAGTACGTGATCTCGACGAAGGTGGGACGGCTGCTCCGTCCTGACCCGGATGCGGACGACGCCGCCACCGACGACGAGGGGTTCGCCGTCAGCTCGCCACTCCGGCGGGTGTGGGACCTCAGCCCCGGCGGGTTGCGAACGAGTCTCGAGGAATCGTTGGAGCGACTCGGCCTCGACCGGGTGGACATCGTCCTGCTCCACGACCCCGAGCGATCCGGCCGGGCGGACGCCGTGGAGACCGGGATGGCCGGGCTCGCCGCCCTGCGGGACGAGGGCCTGGCGACGTACGTGGGGTGCGGCTCCATGACTCCGGAGACCCTGCTGGCCGCCGTGGAGACCGAGGTCTCGGACCTTGTCATGGTGGCCAATCGCTACACGCTCCTGGACCAGGGGGCTGCTCCCGCCGTCCTCGAGGCGTGCGACCGGACCGGGACCAGAGTCGTGGCTGCGGCCGTCTTCAACAGTGGCCTGCTGGCCGTCGGGGCACGAGCAGGGGCGACCTACGACTACGAGGCGGTTCCTCCCGAGGTCCTGGCCCGCACGGAGCGGATCGAGGCGGTGTGCCGCGAGCACGACGTCGATCTCGCCACGGCCGCCGTGCACTACCCGTTGCTCGACCTGCGCGTCACCACCGTGGTGGTCGGCGCCGACACGCCTGACCAGATCCGGCGCAACGTCGCCCGTCTCGACGAGCCCGTGCCGGGCGCTCTGTGGGCACAGCTCGCTCGCGAGGACCTGGTGCCCCAGTACGCCTGA
- a CDS encoding ABC transporter permease: MTTLPSAADPDAGTAAAATPRLPWWANPRFGLVVVIAALVVLFSSLRSSFLNVDLTIVPMQADLSVFVVVGLAQLAVLSLGHMNLAVPRMAALAAFAAGYTYDSLHAPLLVGLLVALLVGAAVGAVSGLIIVSTGVNSFVVTLALDFGLLGLVSILYAKYAGGVAFNAHPAGMDSLRFDTMSDYCTGNVCGPPIPLVVPFAVVAVIVVGVIFRFSRIGREVLMTGSNVRAARLSGIPVGLRITQAHALSGLLCGLAGWLLAINNGAFSATVGEQFLLPSFLAPVLGGTLLAGGAISVIGTVLGATLTTVIQKGLNLLEFQLDQLNILIGTVLLIALSLDRVRHVVAEKRGTRA; encoded by the coding sequence ATGACAACCCTTCCCAGCGCGGCAGACCCCGACGCGGGCACCGCCGCGGCGGCGACCCCTCGCCTCCCGTGGTGGGCCAACCCGAGGTTCGGGCTGGTCGTGGTCATCGCCGCACTGGTCGTGCTGTTCTCGTCGCTGCGGTCGTCGTTCCTCAACGTCGACCTGACGATCGTCCCGATGCAGGCCGACCTCAGCGTGTTCGTGGTCGTCGGGCTGGCTCAGCTGGCCGTGCTCTCGCTGGGACACATGAACCTCGCGGTGCCCCGCATGGCCGCGCTCGCCGCGTTCGCGGCCGGTTACACGTACGACTCGTTGCACGCACCCCTGCTCGTCGGACTGCTGGTGGCCCTGCTCGTCGGTGCGGCGGTCGGTGCGGTCTCGGGCCTCATCATCGTCAGCACGGGGGTGAACTCGTTCGTCGTCACGCTGGCTCTCGATTTCGGGCTGTTGGGCCTCGTCTCGATCCTCTACGCCAAGTACGCGGGTGGGGTCGCCTTCAACGCCCATCCCGCAGGCATGGACAGTCTTCGCTTCGACACGATGTCGGACTACTGCACCGGCAACGTCTGCGGTCCGCCGATCCCGCTCGTCGTGCCGTTCGCCGTGGTCGCGGTCATCGTGGTCGGCGTGATCTTCCGGTTCAGCCGGATCGGTCGCGAGGTCCTGATGACCGGCTCGAACGTCCGCGCGGCGCGACTGTCGGGCATCCCGGTGGGCCTCCGGATCACACAGGCGCACGCGCTCTCGGGCCTGCTGTGCGGCCTGGCCGGCTGGCTGCTCGCCATCAACAACGGTGCCTTCTCCGCGACGGTCGGCGAGCAGTTCCTGCTGCCCTCGTTCCTCGCGCCGGTGCTGGGCGGCACGTTGCTGGCGGGCGGGGCGATCAGCGTGATCGGCACCGTCCTCGGCGCGACGCTGACCACCGTCATCCAGAAGGGCCTGAACCTGCTGGAGTTCCAGCTCGACCAGCTCAACATCCTGATCGGCACGGTGCTGCTGATCGCGCTCTCGCTCGACCGTGTCAGGCACGTGGTGGCCGAGAAGAGGGGGACCAGGGCATGA